From Paenibacillus sp. GP183, one genomic window encodes:
- a CDS encoding TOMM precursor leader peptide-binding protein, which translates to MSAIVAVVGEGLLSDLVCRELADLYQIIRLDNFKTEVPETTDLALVLDDAWYPSVHLEAEKVMKSKGIPWLRGFIAFGEGVVGPLVSPDEQGCSQCADTRRLLAGRDRKEMWKLQKRLAEDGGITCDAWASRTGLLHMTYLLVAESQKVLQGHRPRSEKRVFFMDMKTLKCTSHFFLPDPLCPVCSYLPDDSRAAARISLQPSPKISESSFRSRSLKELKEFLVEDYLDYKIGFLNGKMVDFVSPFADVSVNLPMFERDEVTAGRTHSYAESELTAIMEGLERYSGMAPRGKRTVILDSYRNLADQALDPVSVGLYSKEQYERLGFPFKPFDPDQQIDWVWGYSLLQDSPILVPQILAYYSSSCGQGFIYETSNGCALGGSLEEAIFYGIMEVVERDAFLLTWYAQLPLPRLDPFSAGDLELELMVNRLKSVAGFDLFLYNATMENGIPSIWALAKNRKPKGLNLICAAGAHLDPVRAAKSAVHELSGMMLTLDEKFEANREKCEQMFHDPSLVWGMEDHSMLYGLPQAEERLQFLLEENRPLRTFEEEFKPILKQPDLTEDLRGILQIFRQLKLDVIVVDQSTPELTNNGLHCVKVLIPGMLPISFGHHLTRVTGLERLLQVPAELGYAKGPLLLEQLNSHPHPFP; encoded by the coding sequence ATGAGCGCAATCGTGGCGGTTGTAGGAGAAGGCTTGCTGTCTGATCTGGTGTGCCGAGAATTGGCAGATCTTTACCAGATCATACGTCTGGACAACTTCAAGACAGAAGTGCCGGAAACGACGGATTTGGCTTTGGTGCTGGATGACGCTTGGTATCCTTCCGTTCATCTTGAGGCGGAAAAGGTAATGAAATCAAAGGGTATTCCCTGGCTGCGAGGTTTCATTGCGTTCGGCGAAGGCGTAGTCGGACCGCTGGTTAGTCCGGATGAGCAGGGTTGCTCTCAATGCGCTGACACCAGGCGGCTCTTAGCCGGACGCGACCGTAAGGAGATGTGGAAGCTGCAGAAGCGTTTGGCGGAGGACGGGGGAATAACGTGCGATGCATGGGCATCTCGAACAGGTTTATTACACATGACTTACCTTCTCGTTGCTGAGTCGCAGAAGGTGCTGCAAGGCCATCGACCCCGTTCGGAGAAACGGGTGTTCTTCATGGATATGAAGACACTGAAGTGCACTAGCCACTTCTTTTTGCCGGATCCTCTTTGTCCGGTTTGCTCTTATTTGCCCGACGATTCACGGGCTGCGGCCCGGATTTCATTGCAGCCCAGTCCGAAGATCAGCGAGAGCAGCTTCCGCAGCCGTTCCCTGAAAGAACTGAAGGAATTTCTGGTCGAAGACTATCTGGATTACAAGATCGGCTTCTTGAATGGAAAAATGGTTGATTTTGTGTCGCCTTTTGCCGATGTGAGTGTAAACCTTCCGATGTTTGAGCGGGACGAGGTAACGGCAGGCCGAACGCATTCCTATGCGGAAAGCGAGCTGACTGCCATTATGGAAGGCTTGGAAAGATACAGCGGCATGGCGCCTCGTGGAAAACGGACGGTGATCCTCGACAGTTACCGCAATTTGGCGGATCAAGCACTAGATCCCGTATCTGTAGGCTTGTATTCCAAGGAACAGTATGAGCGGCTGGGGTTTCCTTTTAAACCTTTTGATCCTGACCAACAAATCGATTGGGTTTGGGGATATTCGTTATTGCAAGATAGTCCAATCCTGGTTCCACAAATACTCGCCTATTACAGTTCTAGCTGCGGACAAGGATTTATTTATGAAACATCCAATGGCTGCGCATTAGGTGGAAGCCTGGAGGAAGCTATTTTCTACGGCATTATGGAAGTGGTGGAGCGGGATGCATTCCTGCTGACCTGGTACGCGCAGCTGCCGCTTCCGCGTCTTGACCCTTTTTCCGCGGGCGACCTGGAATTGGAGCTTATGGTCAACCGGTTGAAATCCGTGGCGGGATTTGATCTGTTTTTATATAATGCGACGATGGAGAATGGAATCCCAAGCATTTGGGCTTTAGCGAAAAACAGGAAGCCGAAGGGATTGAATCTGATTTGTGCGGCCGGAGCACATTTGGATCCGGTGCGGGCGGCGAAAAGCGCGGTTCATGAATTGTCGGGGATGATGCTGACGCTTGACGAGAAATTCGAAGCGAACCGTGAGAAATGTGAGCAAATGTTCCATGATCCATCCTTGGTGTGGGGAATGGAGGACCATTCCATGCTGTACGGCTTGCCGCAAGCGGAGGAGCGGCTGCAATTTTTGCTGGAGGAAAACCGGCCGCTGCGAACCTTCGAGGAGGAATTCAAGCCGATACTGAAACAACCGGATCTGACCGAGGACTTGAGGGGCATTCTTCAAATATTCCGCCAGTTGAAACTCGATGTGATCGTCGTGGACCAGTCCACCCCTGAATTGACAAATAACGGACTGCACTGTGTAAAGGTGTTGATTCCAGGAATGCTGCCGATATCATTCGGCCATCACCTCACCCGTGTAACAGGGCTGGAGAGGCTACTGCAGGTACCGGCGGAGCTCGGATATGCGAAGGGGCCATTGCTCCTGGAGCAGCTCAATTCGCATCCGCATCCGTTTCCATAA
- a CDS encoding site-specific integrase — protein MQVVQPIRDQEKIDEIQGILMRQSLRDWLLFTIGINSGLHLSDLLTLRVRDLKDKTQVTIKEEKTGKEKTFMINNQLKDWIFNYVKYMDDSDFLFPSQRTGKPIKRIRVYRILNEAAKQAGLYDIGTHTLRKTFGYHYYQKTKNISVLRDLFNHSAPSVTLKYIGVNALEHANDRF, from the coding sequence ATGCAAGTTGTACAACCTATACGAGATCAAGAGAAGATAGACGAGATCCAAGGGATACTAATGAGGCAGTCGCTTCGAGATTGGTTGTTATTCACGATTGGCATCAATTCCGGGTTGCATTTGAGCGATCTGCTCACATTAAGAGTCAGAGACCTGAAGGATAAGACCCAGGTCACCATTAAAGAAGAGAAGACCGGCAAAGAGAAAACTTTCATGATTAATAATCAACTTAAGGACTGGATCTTTAATTACGTCAAGTATATGGATGATAGTGATTTCCTGTTTCCTTCCCAACGAACCGGCAAACCGATTAAACGAATCCGGGTATACCGCATTCTGAACGAAGCTGCCAAGCAGGCTGGGCTGTATGATATCGGCACCCATACGCTGCGAAAAACCTTCGGGTATCATTATTATCAAAAAACGAAAAATATCTCCGTACTTCGTGATCTTTTTAATCATTCCGCCCCGTCAGTAACGTTAAAATATATCGGCGTGAACGCGTTGGAGCATGCGAATGACCGTTTCTAA
- the purU gene encoding formyltetrahydrofolate deformylase — MNTDINNINVRNGNTNKNRARMLISCPDQPGIVAAVSQFLFEHSANIVQSDQYTMDPEGGMFFIRIEFDLPELSSRIDQLKSDFEHVAERFHMDWRLTLASRKKRLAIFVSKEDHCLLELLWHWRAGDLDADIAMVISNHPDMKSLVEPFDIPFVHIPVTADTKSEAERKQLEAVGDSVDVIILARYMQIISPTFLQHFGHRIINIHHSFLPAFIGGKPYAQAHNRGVKIIGATAHYVTEELDGGPIIEQDVQRVSHRDNVDDLKRIGRHIERIVLARAVSWHVEDRIIVHNNKTVVFN; from the coding sequence ATGAACACCGATATCAACAACATCAACGTCCGAAACGGGAATACGAATAAGAACAGAGCGAGAATGCTGATCTCTTGTCCGGATCAGCCGGGCATTGTTGCAGCGGTGTCGCAATTTCTATTTGAACATAGTGCCAACATTGTGCAATCGGATCAATACACCATGGATCCGGAAGGCGGCATGTTCTTCATCCGGATCGAATTCGATTTGCCGGAGCTCAGCAGCCGGATCGATCAGCTTAAATCGGATTTTGAACATGTCGCTGAGCGGTTTCACATGGATTGGAGACTGACACTCGCCAGCCGCAAGAAGCGTTTGGCCATATTCGTCTCCAAGGAGGATCACTGCCTACTGGAGCTGCTCTGGCATTGGCGCGCCGGAGATTTGGATGCGGATATTGCCATGGTGATCAGCAATCATCCCGATATGAAGTCACTGGTGGAACCCTTCGACATTCCCTTTGTGCATATTCCTGTTACCGCGGATACCAAATCTGAAGCCGAAAGAAAACAGCTGGAAGCCGTAGGAGACAGTGTGGATGTGATCATTTTGGCGCGTTATATGCAAATTATCTCGCCGACGTTTCTGCAGCATTTTGGCCATCGAATTATCAATATCCATCACTCCTTCCTACCCGCCTTCATTGGCGGCAAGCCTTATGCCCAAGCGCATAACCGCGGGGTGAAAATCATCGGGGCGACGGCGCACTATGTAACGGAAGAATTGGATGGCGGCCCGATAATTGAGCAGGATGTGCAGAGGGTCAGCCATCGCGATAACGTGGATGATCTGAAGCGGATAGGGCGCCATATCGAGCGCATTGTCCTCGCCAGAGCCGTATCCTGGCACGTTGAGGACCGCATCATCGTGCATAATAATAAGACCGTAGTCTTTAATTAA
- a CDS encoding putative thiazole-containing bacteriocin maturation protein, which translates to MTQMIPTARLKVKEDTFFLPYPNESVYFRNNIGTFHMEGEMIDRWIEKLIPMFNGGYTLAELTDGLSDPYRERVYEIAEVLHQKGFVRDVSQDRPHQLKEEILEKFASQIAFLDSFGDSGAYRFQSYRQAEVLAVGSGPFFVSLVSALIESGLPKFHVLITDSMPTNRQRLRELAEQARITDPEVFIEEVTLHDEGGNAWRDVVQPFQSILYVSQDGDVEELRLLHAACKEEKKVLLPAMILKQAGMAGPLIHPELEGCWESAWRRIHETAVCKDTRLHTFSSTAGAMLANIIVFEWFKSFTGVAELELKDSFFLLDLETLEGSWYPYLPHPLINRKAGAAFDWVQALDLQLAESSEGKEQNGLLPYFSRLTSEQTGIFHIWEEGDLKQLPLSQCRIQAVDPLSEGPAGLLPVKICSGLTHEEARREAGLAGVEDYVFRLAEVYVESKEFVGVGVGETAAESVSRGLLACLAEQLGRQLSVRKPTVHRVEFSKVEDERSLFYMQSLTIMQGAPIIGIGEEVYGFPVVWVCTGDRWYGTVGLNKTMALRQTLQAALLKLQNPSVWQEVQVMEISSVNLSAETPLLLKIPPTEETTRLEVLADSLEILKMNGKLLFAVDLAVEPFLKETLGGVFGVVLREGEPR; encoded by the coding sequence ATGACTCAAATGATTCCTACTGCGCGTCTGAAGGTCAAGGAGGACACCTTTTTTCTTCCTTATCCAAACGAAAGCGTTTATTTCCGTAATAATATTGGAACCTTCCATATGGAAGGCGAGATGATCGACCGCTGGATTGAAAAACTAATCCCGATGTTCAATGGGGGATATACATTGGCAGAATTGACCGACGGATTGTCCGACCCTTATCGGGAAAGGGTGTATGAAATTGCGGAAGTCCTGCACCAAAAGGGCTTTGTTCGGGATGTGAGTCAAGATCGGCCGCATCAATTGAAGGAAGAAATCCTCGAAAAGTTTGCCTCACAAATAGCCTTTTTAGACAGCTTTGGCGATTCCGGCGCATATCGGTTTCAGTCCTACCGACAGGCTGAAGTGTTAGCGGTCGGTTCAGGCCCGTTTTTCGTTTCCTTGGTTTCTGCCTTAATCGAATCTGGATTGCCTAAATTCCATGTGCTGATTACGGATTCAATGCCGACCAATCGGCAGCGGTTAAGAGAATTGGCTGAACAAGCCCGCATAACGGATCCCGAAGTATTCATAGAAGAGGTGACTCTGCATGATGAGGGAGGAAATGCTTGGCGTGACGTTGTGCAACCTTTCCAATCGATTCTATATGTGTCTCAGGACGGAGATGTTGAGGAACTGAGGCTTCTTCATGCAGCTTGCAAGGAGGAGAAAAAGGTGCTTCTCCCTGCTATGATCCTGAAGCAGGCAGGGATGGCGGGTCCGCTAATCCATCCGGAGCTTGAAGGATGCTGGGAGTCGGCATGGCGCCGCATACACGAAACCGCAGTTTGCAAGGACACGAGGCTGCACACCTTCTCATCTACCGCGGGAGCGATGCTCGCCAATATCATTGTTTTTGAATGGTTTAAGTCGTTCACCGGGGTTGCGGAATTGGAATTGAAAGATTCATTTTTTCTGCTTGATCTGGAAACATTGGAAGGGAGCTGGTACCCGTATTTGCCTCATCCTTTGATTAACCGGAAGGCGGGGGCAGCATTCGATTGGGTTCAAGCTTTGGACTTGCAGCTTGCAGAAAGTTCTGAAGGGAAAGAACAAAATGGGTTGCTTCCATATTTCAGCAGACTGACTTCTGAACAAACGGGGATTTTCCATATATGGGAGGAGGGGGATTTGAAGCAGCTTCCGCTCTCTCAGTGCCGTATTCAGGCGGTGGACCCATTGTCAGAGGGGCCAGCCGGCTTATTACCAGTCAAAATCTGCTCAGGTCTGACGCATGAGGAAGCGCGGAGGGAAGCGGGACTGGCAGGGGTTGAAGATTATGTATTCAGATTAGCCGAGGTGTACGTAGAATCGAAAGAATTTGTCGGCGTTGGAGTGGGTGAAACAGCTGCGGAAAGCGTAAGCCGAGGATTGCTAGCCTGTTTGGCGGAGCAGCTGGGCAGGCAGCTGTCAGTCCGGAAACCAACTGTCCATCGGGTGGAGTTCAGTAAAGTGGAAGATGAAAGAAGCCTGTTTTACATGCAGTCATTGACCATCATGCAGGGTGCGCCAATTATTGGGATAGGAGAGGAAGTATACGGATTTCCAGTGGTATGGGTGTGTACAGGTGATCGCTGGTATGGGACAGTCGGTCTGAATAAGACAATGGCGCTCAGGCAAACATTGCAAGCAGCACTTCTAAAGCTGCAAAATCCATCGGTTTGGCAGGAGGTGCAAGTAATGGAGATTTCATCTGTGAACCTGAGCGCAGAGACTCCGCTTCTTCTTAAAATCCCTCCCACAGAGGAAACAACACGATTGGAGGTATTGGCGGATTCGCTGGAGATCTTGAAAATGAACGGCAAGCTTCTTTTTGCTGTGGATCTCGCGGTCGAACCGTTTTTGAAGGAAACACTTGGAGGAGTATTTGGTGTAGTGCTTCGGGAAGGGGAACCCAGATGA
- a CDS encoding DUF2621 domain-containing protein: MDSGANPLFMWFIIFWVFVLLFFMSVGGYFMFRKFLKVLPKADGKSKLDWQNHYVDSSRHLWTEDSKAFLDQLVSPVPTAFRDIAKHSIAAKIGEVALNEGAEEVTRDHCIKGYILATPRRDYKSLTSFLEKQQIDYSAHQHLLNQG, from the coding sequence ATGGATTCAGGAGCTAATCCACTTTTCATGTGGTTTATTATTTTTTGGGTGTTTGTCCTGTTGTTTTTTATGAGTGTCGGCGGATACTTCATGTTCCGCAAATTTCTTAAGGTTTTGCCGAAGGCGGACGGAAAGTCCAAGCTGGACTGGCAAAATCATTACGTGGATTCGTCCAGGCATCTGTGGACCGAAGATTCCAAAGCCTTTTTGGATCAGCTGGTTTCACCGGTACCCACAGCATTTCGCGATATCGCCAAGCATTCGATAGCCGCTAAAATCGGCGAGGTCGCCTTGAACGAAGGCGCTGAGGAAGTGACGCGTGACCACTGTATCAAGGGTTACATCCTTGCGACACCGCGGCGGGATTACAAGAGTTTGACCAGCTTTTTGGAGAAGCAGCAGATTGATTACAGCGCCCATCAACATTTATTGAACCAAGGATAA
- a CDS encoding helix-turn-helix transcriptional regulator, which translates to MIGKNISNIRKQRGFTLSELSERTGISKSYLSNIERDLKQNPSIHVMERIASVLNVDLKTLLKISIDVESKQHLEKEWMDFISELEKSGIDKAQIQDYKIVIEFMKWHNEKIK; encoded by the coding sequence ATGATCGGTAAAAACATTTCCAATATTCGGAAGCAAAGAGGATTTACATTATCCGAGCTTTCCGAACGGACTGGCATTTCCAAGTCCTATTTAAGCAACATAGAAAGAGACCTTAAACAGAATCCTTCTATTCATGTTATGGAAAGAATCGCATCCGTGTTAAACGTAGATCTCAAGACCTTGCTTAAAATTTCAATCGATGTTGAAAGCAAGCAGCACCTTGAGAAAGAGTGGATGGATTTTATCAGTGAATTGGAGAAATCGGGAATTGATAAAGCGCAAATTCAAGATTACAAAATAGTGATTGAATTCATGAAGTGGCATAATGAAAAAATAAAATAA
- a CDS encoding helix-turn-helix transcriptional regulator has protein sequence MAKYGDRIALLREQSALTQVELANKLGISRASLSHYETSRREPDYETIHRIATFFKVSIDYLLGRSDEPDKVLDNDVRDFVDHLELSDDKILERFALMIDGRKLTADEARRFIAFVRAERSL, from the coding sequence ATGGCTAAATATGGGGATAGAATTGCTTTACTTCGTGAACAAAGTGCACTTACCCAAGTAGAATTGGCGAATAAGCTGGGCATTTCGAGGGCCTCTCTTTCCCATTATGAAACCTCTCGCAGAGAACCTGACTATGAAACTATTCATAGAATCGCAACCTTCTTTAAGGTATCCATAGACTACTTACTGGGACGGTCGGACGAGCCGGATAAAGTACTTGATAATGATGTTAGAGATTTTGTGGATCACCTGGAGCTCTCGGACGACAAGATTTTGGAAAGATTTGCTTTGATGATTGATGGGAGAAAATTGACTGCTGATGAAGCAAGGCGTTTTATTGCTTTTGTAAGGGCAGAGCGTTCTCTATAA
- a CDS encoding IS1182 family transposase, with protein sequence MIQQQQSITLSPYIELYNLIIPKDNMLRQINELVDFSFVYEELKARYCLDNGRNAIDPIRMFKYLLLKAIFELSDMDIVERSRYDMSFKYFLDMAPEEVVIDASSLTKFRKLRLKDMNLLDMLIGKTVEISLEKGIITSKAIIVDATHTKARYNQKSPREILLDRSRKLRKAVYTADESLKAKLPSKNTNDVLEDEIAYCQKLIAVLEVEGGICELPKIKEPLNLLKETVADDLEQLRISEDQDARVGHKSADSSFFGYKTHIAMTEERIITAAVVTTGEKNDGKQLQTLIEKSKAAGMEVKTVIGDTAYSEKENIKYSNESELELVAKLNPAITQGNRKKEDEFQFNKDAGMYVCKAGHMALRKARGGKKDVGANQVDTYYFDVEVCKRCPMREGCYKEGAKSKTYSVSIKSDEHTEQMAFQSSEYFKTKAKERYKIEAKNSELKHRHGYDVASSSGLVGMELQGEMAIFTVNLKRILKLMK encoded by the coding sequence ATGATTCAACAACAACAATCCATAACTCTAAGCCCCTATATAGAACTTTATAACTTGATTATTCCCAAGGATAATATGTTGCGCCAAATCAATGAGTTGGTCGACTTCTCATTCGTGTACGAAGAACTGAAAGCGCGCTACTGTCTAGATAACGGTCGAAATGCGATCGACCCGATTCGCATGTTCAAGTATCTGCTATTGAAGGCTATCTTTGAACTGTCCGACATGGATATTGTTGAGCGCTCTCGGTACGATATGTCGTTTAAGTATTTTCTTGATATGGCGCCGGAAGAAGTGGTAATAGACGCTAGTTCTCTAACTAAGTTTCGGAAGCTGCGGCTGAAAGACATGAATCTGCTCGACATGCTCATTGGCAAAACAGTCGAAATTTCGCTGGAGAAGGGCATTATCACAAGCAAAGCAATCATTGTCGATGCTACCCATACGAAAGCACGCTACAATCAGAAATCCCCTCGTGAAATTTTGCTGGACCGCTCCCGAAAGCTGAGAAAAGCGGTCTACACGGCGGATGAGTCGCTGAAAGCCAAGCTCCCATCAAAAAACACAAACGATGTGCTCGAGGACGAAATCGCCTACTGTCAAAAACTCATCGCCGTGCTTGAAGTAGAAGGCGGCATCTGCGAGCTTCCCAAGATCAAAGAACCGTTGAATCTGTTGAAAGAAACGGTCGCAGACGATCTGGAACAGCTACGGATCTCGGAAGATCAAGATGCACGGGTAGGTCACAAGAGCGCGGATTCCTCGTTTTTTGGATACAAAACCCACATTGCTATGACTGAGGAACGGATTATTACGGCAGCAGTTGTAACCACAGGCGAAAAGAATGACGGCAAGCAACTGCAGACGCTGATTGAAAAAAGTAAAGCCGCCGGTATGGAGGTCAAAACAGTAATCGGAGATACCGCCTACTCGGAAAAGGAAAACATTAAGTACAGTAACGAAAGCGAACTTGAATTGGTGGCGAAACTAAATCCAGCGATTACGCAAGGAAATCGTAAGAAAGAGGATGAATTCCAGTTCAATAAGGATGCAGGCATGTATGTGTGCAAGGCAGGGCATATGGCGCTTCGGAAAGCACGGGGGGGAAAGAAAGACGTTGGGGCAAACCAAGTCGATACGTATTACTTCGATGTAGAAGTATGCAAGCGATGTCCAATGAGGGAAGGTTGCTACAAGGAAGGTGCAAAAAGTAAAACTTACTCGGTGAGCATTAAATCCGACGAGCACACCGAACAAATGGCGTTCCAGAGTAGCGAATATTTCAAAACCAAAGCTAAGGAACGCTACAAGATTGAAGCGAAGAACAGCGAACTAAAACACAGACACGGGTATGACGTTGCGTCATCTTCGGGTCTTGTCGGTATGGAGTTGCAAGGCGAAATGGCGATTTTCACGGTAAACCTAAAACGAATATTGAAGCTTATGAAGTGA
- a CDS encoding anti-repressor SinI family protein, whose translation MSSSGELDNMELDEEWIQLILNARNLGLSSADIRNFLKNANQQTRNQHNPTNNEQLYLPVGLTVPANM comes from the coding sequence ATGAGCAGTTCGGGTGAATTGGATAACATGGAACTTGATGAGGAATGGATTCAGCTTATTCTAAATGCGCGGAATTTGGGGCTTAGCAGTGCTGATATTCGCAACTTTCTAAAAAACGCAAATCAGCAGACACGAAATCAGCATAATCCGACAAACAATGAACAATTGTATCTGCCCGTTGGGTTGACAGTACCTGCGAACATGTGA
- a CDS encoding helix-turn-helix domain-containing protein, whose product MIGKRVQQLRKEKGMSLTELAERAGVAKSYISSLERDIQKNPSIQFLEKIAGVLKVPVDRLIDLDDTPEKDRSELDQEWYEIIKEAMTSGVDKQQFREFLDFNKWRMQHPNE is encoded by the coding sequence ATGATCGGCAAACGTGTGCAGCAATTAAGGAAAGAAAAGGGAATGTCACTTACGGAGCTGGCAGAGCGTGCAGGAGTAGCCAAGTCCTACATTAGCAGCTTGGAGCGGGATATTCAAAAAAACCCTTCGATTCAGTTTCTTGAAAAAATTGCGGGTGTATTAAAGGTACCTGTTGACAGGCTTATAGATCTGGATGATACACCAGAGAAAGATCGTAGTGAGCTTGACCAGGAATGGTATGAGATCATTAAAGAAGCCATGACATCAGGCGTAGACAAGCAGCAGTTTCGGGAATTTCTGGATTTCAACAAATGGAGAATGCAACACCCGAACGAATAA
- a CDS encoding deoxyribonuclease IV has product MLKIGSHVSFSNKGLLNAAEEAVSYDSTSFMLYTGAPQNTRRKPIEEQFVEEGKALMDKHGIEEIVVHAPYIINLGSYKDDTFELAVRFLQEEIHRTEYLGVRNIVLHPGAYTEKDAEYGLKRIAEGLNEVLDGIKHTRVNIALETMAGKGTELGRSFEELAAIIDKVTHNERITICLDTCHIHDAGYDIVNDLEGVLDEFDRIIGLNRIGVIHLNDSKNPRAASKDRHAPIGSGYIGYEAMNNIVHHEKLIHLPMILETPWIGKNETTQRPMYEAEIALLRGNLSEHFGGEFLDQVERIAFLMDKKDIHHRDFVLNTWELLKNDAKAKKEDSREPLERLYDIIAEDRLLPDLSEEQINQRLTIWLAGKKALQLA; this is encoded by the coding sequence ATGCTTAAAATCGGTTCACATGTTTCTTTTTCCAATAAAGGATTACTGAATGCCGCGGAGGAAGCTGTTTCTTACGATTCTACAAGCTTTATGCTTTACACAGGCGCGCCACAAAATACACGCCGCAAGCCAATTGAAGAGCAGTTTGTCGAAGAAGGCAAGGCGTTGATGGACAAGCATGGTATTGAGGAGATTGTGGTTCATGCTCCTTACATTATCAATTTGGGCTCTTATAAAGATGATACCTTTGAACTGGCTGTCCGTTTTTTGCAAGAAGAAATTCATAGAACCGAATATTTGGGTGTTCGCAATATCGTGCTTCATCCCGGAGCCTATACGGAAAAAGATGCCGAGTATGGGCTAAAGCGCATAGCCGAGGGCTTGAATGAGGTATTGGATGGAATCAAGCATACCAGGGTTAATATCGCACTCGAGACAATGGCTGGAAAAGGCACTGAGCTGGGCCGGAGCTTTGAGGAGCTTGCTGCCATTATCGATAAAGTCACACATAATGAGAGAATTACCATTTGCTTGGATACTTGCCACATCCATGATGCAGGATATGATATTGTGAATGATCTGGAAGGAGTACTCGATGAATTTGACCGTATTATCGGCTTAAACCGCATCGGGGTTATTCACCTGAATGACAGTAAGAATCCCCGCGCCGCGAGCAAGGACCGCCATGCACCGATCGGTTCCGGCTATATCGGCTACGAAGCCATGAACAACATCGTGCACCACGAGAAGCTGATCCACTTGCCGATGATTCTGGAAACCCCTTGGATCGGTAAAAATGAAACCACCCAGCGCCCCATGTACGAGGCTGAGATTGCGCTGCTTAGAGGCAATCTGAGTGAGCATTTTGGCGGAGAGTTCCTGGATCAGGTCGAGCGCATTGCATTTTTAATGGATAAAAAAGATATCCATCATCGCGATTTCGTGCTCAATACCTGGGAGCTTCTGAAAAATGATGCAAAAGCGAAAAAAGAAGACAGCCGGGAGCCGTTGGAGCGTTTGTATGATATCATTGCGGAAGATAGATTGCTGCCGGATTTATCGGAAGAGCAAATCAATCAACGATTGACGATTTGGCTGGCTGGCAAAAAGGCGCTGCAGTTGGCTTAG